The Flavobacterium jumunjinense genome includes a region encoding these proteins:
- a CDS encoding DUF2059 domain-containing protein: MVKTIYLVILTFLSIQGNAQTIEEKIEQLIERDGTISTIEKQITQTIKFQKKSNLVIHDNYWTALKNKVSKKSIDEFKLIVIPIYSQNYTESEIDSLITFFNSKTGKLITQKQPLLLDQMSLGLMQWSENLNSYIIEEIENKGKNDTSANEIEKFATEFKTKYGLQILNMNDLAIDQENNIGDLLVDFGKTDGKEDLTKVIRIKNNSNKEITFEKPTLLNSPALKFDWGNAPVKVGETRDLKITLIAEQAENRNYASFPINSSNGNKIQIGIKYEAPTKEISFEISENKLKYKKLKKDVSKPYVFVLKNTGKKDFHIYDIKMNKAIAYINYSKEVLKPNQKTEIRIIISKELIDKYTINDPRLKLKVDLKKGNMDSFSNYSNETIELSIE, encoded by the coding sequence ATGGTAAAAACAATATACTTGGTAATATTAACATTCCTATCGATTCAAGGAAATGCACAAACCATTGAAGAGAAAATAGAACAACTAATAGAGCGCGATGGAACTATTAGTACTATCGAGAAACAAATTACTCAAACAATTAAGTTTCAAAAAAAAAGCAACTTAGTAATTCATGACAATTATTGGACAGCCTTAAAAAATAAGGTTAGTAAAAAATCTATTGATGAGTTTAAGTTAATAGTAATACCCATTTATTCTCAAAATTACACAGAATCTGAAATTGATAGTCTTATAACTTTTTTCAATTCAAAAACAGGGAAATTGATTACCCAAAAACAACCCCTATTATTAGACCAAATGAGTTTAGGCTTAATGCAATGGTCTGAAAATCTAAATTCTTACATTATTGAAGAGATTGAAAATAAAGGAAAAAATGATACAAGTGCTAACGAAATTGAAAAATTTGCAACAGAATTTAAAACGAAATATGGATTGCAAATACTCAATATGAATGATCTTGCAATCGACCAAGAAAATAATATTGGAGATTTACTAGTTGACTTTGGAAAAACAGATGGAAAAGAAGACTTAACCAAAGTGATTCGTATTAAAAACAACTCAAATAAAGAAATTACGTTTGAAAAGCCAACTTTATTAAACAGTCCAGCCTTAAAATTTGATTGGGGAAATGCACCTGTAAAAGTTGGAGAAACAAGAGACTTAAAAATAACACTAATTGCAGAACAAGCTGAAAATAGAAATTACGCATCATTTCCTATTAATTCTAGTAATGGTAATAAAATTCAAATAGGAATTAAATATGAAGCGCCTACAAAAGAAATAAGTTTTGAAATATCAGAAAATAAATTAAAATATAAAAAACTAAAAAAAGACGTATCAAAGCCCTATGTTTTTGTTTTAAAGAATACTGGTAAGAAAGACTTCCATATTTATGATATTAAAATGAACAAGGCAATTGCATATATAAATTATAGCAAAGAAGTTTTAAAACCAAATCAGAAAACAGAAATAAGGATTATTATTTCAAAAGAGTTGATTGATAAGTATACTATTAACGACCCAAGATTAAAGTTGAAAGTTGATTTAAAAAAGGGAAATATGGATAGCTTTTCAAACTATTCTAATGAAACAATCGAATTATCAATCGAATAA
- a CDS encoding DinB family protein: MNSNEIILLNFSEIRRRSINLWSGIPNEYLNWKPDENAFTIIEMIRHVLEGEHLFHKIIENRGNLGNYSSPWKALKYSDLKNELEFSEKYRTAFLDMISNLNESDLENVRIERKEVGQSKKLGDYLNRIAYHESVHTGQILSYLRTIGIERPQIWD; encoded by the coding sequence ATGAATTCAAACGAAATTATCTTATTAAATTTTTCAGAAATTAGAAGACGAAGTATCAATTTATGGAGTGGAATTCCAAATGAGTACCTTAATTGGAAACCCGATGAAAATGCTTTTACAATTATTGAAATGATTAGACACGTTTTAGAAGGTGAGCATCTATTTCATAAAATAATTGAGAATAGAGGTAATTTAGGTAATTACTCATCACCTTGGAAAGCGCTTAAATATTCAGATTTAAAAAATGAACTAGAATTTTCTGAAAAATATCGAACAGCATTCTTAGATATGATAAGTAATCTAAACGAATCAGATCTAGAAAACGTAAGAATTGAAAGAAAAGAAGTTGGACAGTCTAAAAAACTCGGAGATTATTTAAATCGTATTGCATATCATGAATCGGTTCATACAGGACAAATTTTAAGTTACTTAAGAACTATTGGAATTGAACGACCACAAATATGGGATTAG
- a CDS encoding AraC family transcriptional regulator, whose amino-acid sequence MKNKTQIDRYKTLIDFIHDNFKREITAKEIENICFYSYRNINRIFQAIHQESIGQYIKRIRIEKSAEYIKFTNSTIADVASIVGFNDLAVFSKAFKSRFEISPLKYRKKVIKVDIPFTYLDNHNFTLSNQEIDYEIVILPKYKILYLPYKGDYKDIKKIDTVWNKLLTYAEKNILLNDTTLFLAEIVDDNEITDTNNCRYNAAITIPEFEVFPQTGLYNVKMINQQKYAKFKHIGSHESSFETYTKIFANWMTTINQELIDKPILEIYSNEENKKKFITDIYIPIK is encoded by the coding sequence GTGAAAAATAAAACTCAAATAGATAGATACAAAACGCTAATTGATTTTATTCATGATAATTTTAAAAGAGAAATAACTGCAAAAGAAATTGAAAATATTTGTTTCTACTCCTATCGAAATATTAATCGAATTTTTCAAGCAATACATCAAGAATCAATAGGACAATATATAAAGCGAATTAGAATTGAAAAATCAGCAGAATATATAAAGTTCACCAACTCTACAATTGCAGATGTTGCTTCAATTGTTGGTTTTAATGACTTAGCAGTATTTAGTAAAGCATTTAAAAGTAGATTCGAAATTTCTCCATTAAAGTATAGAAAAAAAGTTATTAAAGTGGATATCCCTTTTACTTATTTAGATAATCACAATTTTACGTTATCAAACCAAGAAATTGATTATGAGATTGTAATACTTCCAAAGTATAAAATTTTGTATTTACCCTACAAAGGCGATTATAAAGACATAAAAAAAATAGATACTGTCTGGAACAAATTATTGACTTATGCAGAAAAAAATATTTTATTAAATGATACTACTCTTTTTTTAGCAGAAATAGTAGACGATAACGAGATAACCGATACTAATAATTGTAGATACAATGCCGCTATAACCATTCCTGAATTTGAAGTATTTCCTCAAACTGGTCTATATAACGTAAAAATGATTAATCAGCAAAAATATGCCAAATTTAAACATATTGGAAGCCACGAAAGTTCATTTGAAACTTACACTAAAATATTTGCAAATTGGATGACTACCATTAATCAAGAATTAATAGACAAACCAATTTTAGAAATTTATTCAAACGAAGAAAATAAAAAGAAATTTATTACAGATATATATATTCCTATAAAGTAA
- a CDS encoding DUF418 domain-containing protein — translation MNNRIVGLDVARALAVIGMIIVNFKVVFGENGQNWLKTFSNILDGKAAATFVVLAGIGLALMTNTAIKNKDKVKLKSVRNRVAKRALFLFVVGISYITIWPADILHFYGVYMLITLLLSTSKEKTILIYGVLIILFFPLLMLLLNYEIDWDFNSLEYLNFWSIKAFLKNLLFNGFHPVIPWVAFILFGYWFGKQNLNDVKIVKKIFWYSLSALIAIQISSHLFILFLSEGSKIAYTELTAILGTNPMPPLPIYMFNGIALAFSLISACIIIAKRFENHILINALNKTGQLALTFYVAHVIIGMGIVDFINPSKMGNYTIEFSVVYALCFSLLCILFAVTWLKHKKNGPLEWVMRKLTD, via the coding sequence ATGAACAATAGAATAGTAGGATTAGATGTAGCTCGAGCTTTAGCTGTTATTGGAATGATAATTGTGAATTTCAAAGTTGTTTTTGGTGAAAACGGACAAAATTGGCTAAAAACTTTTTCGAACATTTTGGATGGCAAAGCAGCAGCAACTTTTGTAGTTTTAGCAGGTATTGGACTTGCATTAATGACAAACACTGCTATTAAAAACAAGGATAAAGTGAAACTCAAATCTGTACGAAATAGGGTCGCAAAAAGAGCTCTATTCCTATTCGTTGTTGGAATTTCATATATAACAATATGGCCAGCTGATATTTTACATTTTTATGGAGTATATATGCTAATTACTCTTTTGCTTTCAACAAGTAAGGAAAAAACTATTCTAATTTATGGAGTACTAATAATTCTTTTTTTTCCTTTATTAATGTTGCTTTTGAATTATGAAATTGATTGGGACTTCAATTCTTTAGAATATTTGAACTTCTGGTCGATAAAAGCTTTTTTAAAAAATCTTTTATTTAATGGTTTCCATCCTGTAATTCCTTGGGTTGCATTTATATTATTTGGTTATTGGTTTGGGAAACAAAATTTAAATGACGTAAAAATCGTAAAAAAAATATTCTGGTATAGTTTATCAGCATTAATTGCCATACAAATTTCATCACACTTATTCATATTGTTTTTATCCGAAGGAAGTAAAATAGCGTATACCGAGCTAACCGCTATACTTGGAACAAATCCAATGCCTCCATTACCAATTTATATGTTCAATGGTATTGCACTTGCCTTTTCCTTAATTTCTGCATGTATTATTATTGCCAAACGTTTTGAAAACCATATCCTAATTAACGCTTTAAATAAAACTGGACAACTAGCATTAACTTTTTATGTTGCACATGTGATCATTGGAATGGGAATTGTTGATTTCATAAACCCATCCAAAATGGGTAATTATACTATTGAGTTCTCAGTGGTTTATGCATTATGTTTTAGCTTACTTTGTATACTTTTTGCTGTTACATGGTTAAAACATAAAAAAAATGGACCATTAGAATGGGTTATGAGAAAGTTAACCGATTAA
- a CDS encoding AAA family ATPase: MENNFKNNEELNTNTFENTNENVNFQSRLNLTPLQESVNNIRTEISKVIVGQSRMIDQLLVAILSNGHVLLEGVPGVAKTITAKLLSRTLSLDFSRIQFTPDLMPSDIIGTSVFDLSKSSFEFKKGPIFSNFVLIDEINRAPAKTQAALFEVMEERQITADGHTYKLDLPFLVIATQNPIEQEGTYRLPEAQLDRFLFKINIDYPNLSEEIAILQKENELQNNDKLATIAQVITKSNILEFQALVKQVLIEPNLVEYIAKIVLNTRENPFLYLGASPRASIAILNASKGFAALKNRDFVTPDDIKEAAIPVLQHRVVVTPEREMEGITSTEIIKQIIDSVEIPR; this comes from the coding sequence ATGGAAAATAATTTCAAAAACAACGAAGAATTAAACACAAACACGTTTGAAAATACAAACGAAAATGTAAATTTTCAATCTAGATTAAATTTAACACCGCTTCAAGAAAGTGTAAATAATATAAGAACAGAAATTTCAAAAGTAATTGTTGGACAATCTAGAATGATAGATCAACTACTTGTTGCAATTCTTTCAAACGGACACGTACTTTTAGAAGGTGTTCCGGGAGTTGCAAAAACAATTACTGCAAAACTACTATCAAGAACCTTAAGTTTAGATTTTAGTCGTATTCAGTTTACACCCGATTTAATGCCATCTGATATTATAGGAACTTCTGTGTTTGATTTATCTAAATCGAGTTTCGAATTTAAAAAAGGACCAATATTTTCTAATTTTGTTTTAATTGACGAAATTAACCGTGCTCCAGCAAAAACACAAGCTGCTTTGTTTGAAGTAATGGAAGAACGTCAAATTACTGCTGACGGACATACTTATAAGTTAGATTTACCTTTTCTTGTTATTGCTACACAAAACCCAATTGAACAAGAAGGAACTTATCGTCTTCCAGAAGCACAGTTAGACCGTTTCTTATTCAAAATAAACATCGATTATCCAAATTTATCAGAAGAAATTGCTATACTTCAAAAAGAAAATGAGCTACAAAACAATGATAAATTGGCAACCATTGCACAAGTAATTACAAAAAGTAATATTCTAGAATTTCAAGCATTGGTAAAACAAGTTCTAATTGAGCCAAATTTAGTAGAATACATTGCTAAAATAGTTTTAAACACACGTGAAAATCCGTTTTTATATTTAGGAGCTTCACCAAGAGCATCTATTGCTATTTTAAATGCTTCTAAAGGTTTTGCAGCACTAAAGAATCGTGACTTTGTTACGCCAGATGACATTAAAGAAGCTGCTATTCCTGTATTACAACATAGAGTTGTTGTTACACCAGAGCGCGAAATGGAAGGTATTACAAGTACAGAAATTATCAAACAGATTATCGATTCTGTAGAGATTCCAAGATAA
- a CDS encoding DUF58 domain-containing protein produces the protein MGIIFLFVVAYFFPMFYNATWYLLYVLLVFTAIDVLLLFGFGNKIEASRITPEKLSNGDENPIIIKIKNKYTFPIVAKIIDEIPFQFQERNFEVKRKVKASSNDEYQYFLRPTERGEYSFGSLNFYAVSPLRLIAKRYTFNKDQMVPTYPSYIQLRKYDLMAFSNNLFQYGLKKIRRIGHTMEFEQIKEYVQGDDIRTINWKATAKRNQLMVNQFQDEKSQNVYMAIDKGRVMKMPFNGLSLLDYAINATLVLSNVIIKKQDKAGMFTFSKKVENRVVAEKRQSQMQQIMESLYNIKTDYFESDFSRLYVDIKKHVNQRSLIMLYTNFETLDGLHRQLPYLKGIAKNHLLVIVFFNNTELNDLINKKAETVQEIYDKVIAEKFAFEKRLIVNELRKYGIYSVLTQPENLTLDTINKYLEIKARGIL, from the coding sequence ATGGGAATCATATTCCTATTCGTTGTTGCTTATTTTTTTCCCATGTTCTATAACGCAACATGGTATTTGTTGTATGTATTATTAGTCTTTACAGCCATAGATGTCTTATTATTATTTGGGTTTGGAAACAAAATAGAAGCAAGCAGAATTACCCCCGAAAAATTATCTAATGGAGATGAAAATCCTATTATAATTAAGATAAAAAACAAATATACTTTTCCGATAGTAGCTAAAATTATAGATGAAATTCCATTTCAATTTCAAGAACGAAATTTTGAAGTAAAACGAAAAGTAAAAGCCTCGTCAAACGACGAATACCAATACTTTCTTCGCCCAACAGAACGTGGTGAATATTCTTTTGGTAGCCTTAATTTTTACGCTGTTTCACCTTTACGTTTAATTGCCAAAAGATACACGTTCAATAAAGATCAAATGGTGCCCACCTATCCTTCTTACATTCAATTACGCAAGTATGATTTAATGGCTTTTTCAAATAACTTATTCCAATATGGATTAAAGAAAATAAGGAGAATTGGACACACCATGGAGTTTGAACAGATTAAAGAGTATGTGCAAGGCGATGATATTCGTACGATTAACTGGAAAGCCACTGCTAAGCGCAACCAATTAATGGTGAACCAATTTCAAGATGAAAAATCGCAAAACGTTTATATGGCAATTGACAAAGGTCGTGTTATGAAAATGCCATTTAACGGTTTAAGTTTACTTGATTATGCTATAAATGCTACCCTAGTTTTGTCTAATGTAATTATTAAGAAACAAGACAAAGCAGGAATGTTTACTTTTTCAAAAAAAGTAGAAAATCGTGTTGTTGCAGAAAAAAGACAGAGTCAGATGCAACAAATCATGGAGAGTTTATACAACATAAAAACCGACTATTTTGAAAGTGATTTCAGTCGATTGTATGTAGACATCAAAAAACACGTTAACCAAAGAAGTTTGATCATGCTCTACACCAACTTCGAAACTCTTGACGGCCTACACAGACAACTACCCTATTTAAAAGGAATTGCAAAAAACCATTTATTAGTTATTGTTTTCTTTAACAATACCGAATTGAATGATCTAATAAATAAGAAAGCTGAAACCGTACAAGAAATATATGACAAAGTTATTGCTGAAAAATTTGCATTCGAAAAACGATTAATTGTAAACGAACTTCGTAAATACGGTATTTATTCGGTACTTACACAACCCGAAAACCTTACACTCGACACCATCAATAAATACCTTGAAATTAAAGCTAGAGGTATTTTATAA